A part of Cryptococcus decagattii chromosome 2, complete sequence genomic DNA contains:
- a CDS encoding chaperone DnaJ → MAPRITSRAFSALTIAQSSAGSSSTPPRAAFSLSQRKRSPSLHSSTPRHFSTLLVHPGNSPNAPRGWRRSFHSSAVHRASAKDPYDVLGVSKDASSSDIKKAYYGLAKKWHPDSSKEKDAKEKFHEIQAAYDILSDDKKRQAYDRYGSASTQEGFDPNFAHGAGGFGGFQGFGPGFGDGASDLFESLFGGAFGGGSSAFGGRQRPVRGDDLEVGVNLSFLEACNGVLRKVTVTPVVDCKTCTGSGLKAGEKKSQCPACRGSGQRTFQVQGMVMASTCQTCGGTGSTIPKSARCGECDGVGKVKEKKVLDVEIPAGVEDGMMIRVPGAGDKPLSASGPAGDLLVRVLVKPSSVFRRQGVNLYHDAKVPLHIALLGGIIRIPTLEGDVDVKVKNGTQNGEEAVLKGRGVKSVYGGRRNERGDLIVCWKVQIPRSLTPFQRKILQAYADDIEGRNPQVHFGPLSSDSPLTTPSSPPTEPTNGETKDGIDEGGRQTKSEEVGEKS, encoded by the exons ATGGCCCCAAGGATAACATCAAGAGCCTTTTCGGCACTTACTATTGCTCAGTCCTCAGCAGGAAGCTCGTCAACCCCTCCTCGTGCCGCATTCTCACTAAGTCAACGCAAACGATCGCCCTCATTACATTCGTCCACCCCTCGACACTTCAGTACACTGCTTGTGCACCCAGGGAATTCTCCAAATGCACCGCGTGGATGGAGG AGATCATTTCATTCTTCCGCAGTTCACCGCGCTTCTGCAAAAGACCCATACGACGTCCTTGGCGTGAGCAAAGATGCCTCCTCCTCTGACATTAAGAAAGCATATTATGGC TTGGCGAAAAAATGGCACCCTGACTCaagcaaagaaaaagacGCAAAAGAAAAGTTCCATGAGATACAGGCCGCTTATGAT ATTTTATCAGACGACAAAAAACGTCAAGCTTACGATCGATATGGCTCCGCTTCAACGCAGGAGGGCTTTGATCCTAATTTCGCGCATGGCGCTGGCGGGTTCGGTGGATTCCAAGGCTTTGGCCCTGGTTTTGGTGACGGCGCTAGTGATCTTTTTGAATCTCTTTTTGGAGGTGCATTTGGCGGCGGTAGCAGTGCATTCGGGGGCCGCCAGAGGCCTGTTAGGGGGGACGATTTGGAGGTTGGAGTGAATCTTTCATTCCTGGAAGCTTGTAACGGTGTCCTTCGCAAAGTTACCGTCACACCAGTAGTTGATTGCAAGACTTGTACTGGGTCTGGTCTCAAGGCGGGCGAGAAAAAGTCTCAGTGTCCTGCATGTCGCGGCTCTGGCCAACGAACCTTCCAAGTTCAGGGCATGGTCATGGCTTCAACTTGTCAAACGTGCGGTGGAACTGGGTCTACCATTCCCAAAAGCGCGAGGTGTGGCGAGTGTGATGGCGTCGGCAAagtgaaggaaaagaaggttTTGGACGTGGAAATCCCTGCAGGTGTGGAAGATGGGATGATGATTAGGGTTCCTGGAGCCGGTGATAAGCCTCTCTCTGCTTCTGGGCCGGCTGGCGATTTACTCGTCAGGGTCTTGGTTAAGCCGTCGAGTGTGTTCCGAAGGCAAGGCGTAAATCTTTATCACGATGCCAAAGTACCGCTCCACATAGCTCTTTTGGGCGGTATCATTAGAATACCTACCTTGGAAGGCGACGTAGACGTAAAGGTAAAGAATGGAACCcaaaatggagaagaggcgGTGTTGAAGGGGCGGGGTGTCAAGAGCGTATACGGGGGAAGGAGAAATGAACGAGGGGATCTCATCGTGTGTTGGAAAGTGCAAATTCCTCG ATCCCTTACACCATTCCAACGCAAAATTCTTCAAGCGTATGCCGATGATATTGAAGGTCGCAATCCGCAAGTACACTTTGGTCCGCTATCATCTGATTCTCCTCTCACCACTCCATCTTCGCCACCAACGGAGCCTACAAATG gTGAAACTAAAGATGGAATTGATGAGGGGGGCAGGCAAACTAAGTCCGAAGAGGTAGGAGAGAAAAGCTAA